In one window of Lacticaseibacillus casei DSM 20011 = JCM 1134 = ATCC 393 DNA:
- the mprF gene encoding bifunctional lysylphosphatidylglycerol flippase/synthetase MprF, whose translation MKRLFREVGTFLKKHLTTLKVLFVLAVLVFVIVQVGRISQDLSGEQMRASLATQSPVSLLILLVVGLIAVTPMLIYDFVITELLPGHYKRRYVVKSGWIVNTFTNIAGFGGLLGASLRANFYHEKATQKQVLFAISKIALFLLAGLSLWSMIGIVVIFVFGIGQEFSNYWIWLVGGAAYFPLLMLVTHLRNSEFFADMPLKRQLRLTLGSFLEWGSCAAFFLLIGYFLEVHVPLLSILPLFMVANVIGVVSMVPGGLGSFDVLMIVELGQMGLDSNVAVVWLLFYRLFYYVIPFLIGAGLFAQDAGKRLNAYLEGLPVQLIRKAAFGFLVVFLYFSGIMLLLRGVAPDLAFSNTLYQRLYPYTFLFLDRVTNVVVAFLILGFGRGIASRVKRAYWPTVIVLIVAMVASLREDNHLRFIIFLVLVVLALILTRRELTRERLALSWGNKLIDGAVFGMTFIFYAFAAFYNAPAIHHRRVPDVFLFPSERMFFTTLIGVMLAALTVYLIFRYLSAPTKDLADPYDEERLKAVVEKYGGNEVSHLALMRDKSLRFYQVDGEDRVFFQFKKKADKLIIMGEPIGDETQMAAAIGDFMKEADKQDMSLVFYEINENLTMKLHEFGFDFMKFGEEGYVDVTTFTLAGTKRKGERALMHKFEREGYTVELLKPPFDDTLMHELKAVSDSWLDGRSEKGFSLGFFDEHYLNEAPIAVVHSPEGKIVAFASDMPSGNHEVTSIDLMRSSTDAPSGIMDEVFINLFRLAKERGYKYFNMGMAPLANVGTSNYSFVEEKIAHLVYEYGYRFYGFQGLRSYKNKYVTEWVPKYVAYRKRTSLLFTLLQIMMVVSQKVTLTTSDSWWPKRLAWVSRLGQGIDK comes from the coding sequence ATGAAGAGACTCTTTCGAGAAGTCGGAACGTTTTTAAAAAAACATCTCACAACGCTAAAGGTGCTATTTGTGTTGGCAGTCCTGGTGTTTGTGATTGTTCAAGTCGGACGGATCAGTCAGGATCTCAGTGGCGAGCAAATGCGAGCCAGCCTGGCAACCCAAAGTCCGGTTTCGTTACTGATTTTGTTGGTGGTGGGCTTAATCGCCGTCACACCAATGCTGATTTATGATTTTGTAATCACGGAACTGCTGCCGGGCCATTATAAACGCAGGTATGTTGTGAAGTCCGGCTGGATCGTCAATACTTTTACCAATATTGCCGGTTTTGGCGGCTTGTTGGGTGCTAGCTTGCGCGCCAATTTCTACCACGAAAAGGCGACCCAAAAGCAGGTTCTATTTGCCATTTCGAAAATAGCATTGTTTTTGTTGGCGGGACTGTCATTGTGGTCGATGATTGGCATCGTGGTTATTTTCGTGTTCGGGATTGGTCAGGAATTCTCGAATTACTGGATTTGGCTGGTTGGCGGTGCCGCTTATTTTCCGTTGTTGATGTTGGTCACCCATTTACGAAATAGCGAATTTTTTGCGGATATGCCGTTGAAGCGGCAACTGCGCTTGACCTTGGGCTCGTTCCTTGAGTGGGGCAGTTGTGCTGCATTCTTCTTGTTGATCGGGTACTTTCTTGAAGTGCATGTGCCGTTGCTGTCGATTTTGCCATTGTTCATGGTGGCTAATGTTATCGGGGTCGTTTCGATGGTACCCGGCGGCTTGGGTTCGTTTGATGTCCTGATGATTGTCGAGCTTGGTCAAATGGGACTCGATAGTAATGTTGCGGTTGTTTGGCTGCTGTTTTATCGGTTGTTTTATTATGTGATTCCCTTTCTGATCGGCGCTGGTTTGTTCGCGCAGGATGCAGGGAAACGACTGAATGCTTATCTTGAAGGTTTGCCGGTTCAGCTGATTCGAAAGGCAGCCTTTGGTTTTCTGGTCGTCTTCCTGTACTTTTCGGGGATTATGTTGCTATTGCGCGGGGTTGCGCCGGATCTTGCTTTCAGTAACACGCTTTATCAACGGCTTTATCCATATACCTTCCTGTTTTTGGATCGGGTTACCAATGTGGTTGTCGCCTTTTTGATTCTTGGGTTCGGACGCGGCATTGCCAGCCGGGTGAAGCGGGCTTATTGGCCAACCGTGATCGTTTTGATCGTTGCGATGGTAGCCTCCTTGCGTGAAGATAATCATCTGCGGTTCATTATTTTCCTGGTGCTCGTTGTCTTGGCGTTGATACTGACGCGTCGTGAGCTGACCCGCGAGCGACTCGCCTTATCGTGGGGCAACAAGTTGATCGACGGCGCAGTGTTTGGTATGACGTTTATCTTTTATGCGTTTGCCGCGTTTTACAATGCGCCGGCAATTCATCATCGCCGGGTGCCGGATGTGTTCCTTTTCCCATCAGAGCGCATGTTCTTTACAACCCTGATTGGTGTCATGCTGGCAGCGTTGACGGTTTATTTGATCTTTCGATATCTATCGGCGCCGACCAAAGATTTGGCTGATCCTTATGACGAGGAGCGGTTGAAGGCAGTGGTTGAAAAATACGGCGGCAATGAGGTTAGTCACCTGGCCTTGATGCGCGACAAATCATTGCGGTTTTATCAAGTCGATGGTGAAGATCGGGTTTTCTTCCAGTTTAAGAAAAAGGCGGACAAGCTGATTATCATGGGCGAACCGATTGGGGATGAGACCCAGATGGCCGCTGCGATCGGCGATTTCATGAAAGAAGCCGATAAGCAGGATATGTCGCTGGTGTTCTATGAAATCAATGAAAACCTGACGATGAAGCTGCATGAGTTCGGGTTTGATTTTATGAAGTTTGGCGAGGAAGGCTATGTCGATGTGACAACCTTCACGCTGGCCGGCACAAAGCGCAAAGGTGAACGGGCCTTGATGCATAAGTTTGAGCGTGAAGGCTATACTGTTGAGCTGCTTAAGCCACCGTTTGATGACACGTTAATGCACGAATTAAAGGCCGTGTCTGACTCTTGGTTAGACGGGCGCAGTGAGAAAGGCTTTAGTCTGGGATTTTTTGACGAGCATTATCTGAATGAGGCTCCAATTGCAGTGGTGCATAGCCCGGAAGGCAAAATTGTGGCATTTGCGTCAGATATGCCAAGTGGTAATCATGAAGTCACGAGTATTGATTTGATGCGGTCAAGTACCGATGCACCGTCTGGCATTATGGACGAGGTCTTTATCAATCTGTTCCGATTGGCAAAGGAACGCGGCTACAAGTACTTCAATATGGGGATGGCCCCGCTGGCAAACGTCGGGACATCGAATTATTCCTTTGTCGAAGAAAAGATTGCCCATTTGGT
- a CDS encoding LacI family DNA-binding transcriptional regulator, giving the protein MANIHDIARLSGYSTATVSRVLNLHPYVSASARAKIQAVIDQLDYVPSTMAQNLSAGKTRTIGVILPHTDHPYFQQLVTGILNAAMAGNYHAVILPSRYDQKLEETYLEALRRHAFDGLIFTSHGLSLTTIAAYQKYGPIVVCENPGRVKLAAAYAERTPAYRKAFRWMQAQGYLKIALLLSRPYAQSATSKLTINSYVDVFGQRPPHSLVVYQMRTFQDGYHAGAELAPQHPDFILGNGDDIAAGVRQYFVDHHLPVPPLMGQENQLSSHLLNMSTIDHHVTAIGAAALKLALRAEVAQTVIQSDLILRD; this is encoded by the coding sequence GTGGCAAATATTCACGATATTGCGCGGCTTTCAGGCTATTCAACGGCAACGGTTTCCCGTGTCTTGAATCTCCATCCCTACGTCTCGGCTTCGGCACGCGCTAAAATCCAAGCCGTCATTGATCAGCTAGACTATGTGCCCAGCACCATGGCGCAAAACCTAAGCGCTGGCAAAACGCGCACAATCGGCGTTATTCTGCCGCACACCGACCATCCTTATTTCCAACAATTGGTCACAGGCATACTCAATGCCGCCATGGCTGGCAACTATCATGCCGTTATTTTGCCTTCGCGTTACGACCAGAAGCTCGAAGAAACCTATCTGGAAGCCTTACGCCGCCATGCTTTTGATGGACTTATTTTCACCTCCCATGGGCTCAGTTTGACAACGATTGCCGCTTACCAAAAATATGGTCCTATTGTCGTTTGTGAAAATCCCGGCCGTGTCAAATTGGCAGCTGCATACGCCGAGCGGACGCCCGCTTATCGAAAAGCGTTTAGATGGATGCAAGCGCAAGGTTATCTCAAAATTGCTTTGCTGCTAAGCCGTCCGTACGCGCAAAGTGCTACCAGTAAACTGACCATCAACAGCTACGTAGACGTTTTCGGGCAACGTCCCCCACATTCGCTGGTCGTTTATCAAATGCGGACCTTTCAGGATGGCTATCACGCCGGCGCTGAATTGGCGCCGCAGCATCCCGATTTTATTCTCGGCAATGGGGATGATATTGCCGCCGGCGTACGCCAATATTTTGTTGATCATCACCTTCCTGTTCCACCATTAATGGGTCAGGAAAATCAGCTCTCCAGCCATCTGCTGAACATGAGTACCATTGATCATCATGTCACAGCAATCGGTGCAGCGGCTCTAAAGCTGGCATTACGCGCAGAAGTCGCGCAAACGGTGATTCAGTCGGATTTAATTCTTCGAGATTAA
- a CDS encoding S8 family serine peptidase produces MQTKKKGLSILLASTVALGALAVLPVGEVQAKAAISQQTKEKSLAKTVAAGQTATDTTSAVTNQAIATQLAAKGIDYHKLNKVQQQDTYVDVIVQMSAAPASENGTLKTDYSSTAEIQQETNKVIAAQASVKAAVEQVTHQAAGESYGYVVNGFTTKVRVADIPQLKQIAGVKTVTLAKVYYPTDAKANSMANVQAVWSNYKYKGEGTVVSVIDTGIDPTHKDMRLSDDKKAKLKRADVEQFTKIAKHGRYFTDKVPYGFNYADNNDTITDDTVDEQHGMHVAGIIGANGTGSDPTKSVVGVAPESQLLAMKVFTNSDTSATTGSSTLVSAIEDSAKLGADVLNMSLGSVSGNQTLADPEIAAVQNANESGTAAVISAGNSGTSGSATEGVNKDYYGLQDNETVGSPGTARGATTVASAENTDVIGQSATITDGSGLKLGPETIQLSSNDFIDSFDKKKFYVVKDATGKLSIGGASDYTADAKGKIAIVKRGDIAFTDKQKYAEEAGASGLIIVNNDGTATALTSIKLDATFPTFGLSSVTGQKLVDWVTAHPNDELGVKIGLALLPNQKYNADRMSDFTSYGPVSNLAFKPDITAPGGNIWSTQNNNGYTNLSGTSMASPFIAGSQALLKQALNNKDNPFYADYKKLKGTDLTDFLKTIEMNTAQPVNDINYNNVIVSPRRQGAGFVDVKAAIDALEKNPSTVVSENGYPAVELKDFTSTDKTFKLTFTNRTKHELTYQMDSNEDTNAVYTSATDLNSGVLYDKKINGAAIKPDGEIVVPAGQSVQVGFTLSLPKSFDQQQFVEGFLNFKGSDGSRLNLPYMGFFGDWNDGKIVDSINGQTYAPASGNYGTVPVITSRKTKNQFIGGLVNDASGNPTIDEKAIAISSSKDAIYNGISMQYYLLRNISNVQVDVLDGQGNKLTMLSSSTNQTKTYYDANAGMYIYYQAPTWDGTYYDQRDGNIKTAQDGSYTYRLSGVPEGGNKRQTYDVPFKLDSKAPDVRNLSLTSKNENGKTAYYLKVEAKDELSGLDAAKDIKTSINDVTNLDGTFTTTGTTADGYTQLEVPLTDKQAQALGEGDNQVEVYLTDNASNPTYQSAAVQKPGSTTFSLIVNGGGLPDKISSTTENYEAGKQGGKYTFSGTYPAPVYGTYTDAQGKKHDLTTSYDAATNSFTASMALTADDYVTKVDLYADKAHTQLLKHFDTDVRLTAPTFRDLKINNNQDQTSESTVKVTGTASADAKQVTITNGSTKTPVTLDNKHQFSVDVPVNYGDNTLKVTAEDEDGNTTVKEQKVNSTYDPDVLKDAVTFDEGVHFGANDLSNIKQVKYYDAKTGIATITGKVKHPTTTLQVDEKQVPIMNDLTFSFTLNLGTAGQKPFGVVVGDTTQNKTFQEALTFTLDAIAPTLSLDQPTDKPVYTNDPNFGITGTATDNVNYLELAINGSNVASQYADVDMNSGKPGHMAIDQTVKLLEGKNVLTVAVTDSGKNVTTKKLTVYYEPKKTLAEPTVTPSTTDPAKQVTLTAKAAATGETVQYSADDGKTYQDLPANGLNATANGTFKFKAVDLYGNESPAVDYVVKNIKTDDPAQLQQAKTALQDLIAKAKTTAATGKYLDASLTALNSAVTTAQAALDQSDATVDSLTAANNQLTTALNHLVLKLPADQQDALLNKLQSAKDVLGTTFSGQTNSATGMTFNAELDALTAETKAGTSTADQLDANFNKMLDAALTQLAKTVKDGTPASVGDTKDTTTGLTWYAEIDSALKAGTTATTDTQKIAQLQGLFGLKTKIAAAVEAAKQAGDNGSNSNNGGTTNGGSGSSSNNGGSSGGDTHGDSNNGGATNDGTGNDSNNGGGETPNPGTGKGQTPGDGGGTPSDTKQQPSTPIGDGTQPLGTAGKDDTTPQPPTSTGQGGGTSSHGTNQQASKKDTLPKTAEVTQTAGLAFLGAFITSIVGFLGVNRRRKEH; encoded by the coding sequence ATGCAAACGAAAAAGAAAGGGCTATCTATTCTCTTAGCCAGCACTGTTGCATTGGGCGCGCTGGCGGTTTTACCGGTCGGCGAGGTCCAGGCTAAGGCAGCTATCTCGCAACAGACCAAGGAAAAGTCACTTGCAAAGACCGTTGCGGCCGGACAAACGGCGACCGATACAACAAGCGCCGTCACGAATCAGGCCATTGCAACCCAGTTAGCGGCAAAAGGCATTGATTATCACAAGCTGAACAAGGTGCAACAGCAGGATACTTATGTGGATGTGATTGTTCAGATGAGTGCAGCACCTGCATCTGAAAATGGCACCTTGAAGACGGATTACTCCAGCACCGCCGAGATTCAACAAGAGACGAACAAGGTCATTGCCGCGCAAGCAAGCGTGAAAGCCGCGGTCGAACAGGTGACCCACCAGGCAGCCGGGGAAAGTTATGGCTATGTGGTCAATGGCTTTACCACGAAGGTCAGAGTGGCGGACATTCCGCAGTTGAAGCAAATTGCCGGTGTCAAAACCGTCACACTCGCCAAAGTTTATTATCCGACCGATGCCAAGGCCAATTCGATGGCGAATGTCCAGGCAGTTTGGTCCAATTACAAATACAAAGGTGAAGGAACCGTTGTTTCAGTCATCGATACTGGCATTGACCCGACGCACAAGGATATGCGGCTGAGTGATGACAAAAAGGCCAAGCTAAAGCGAGCGGATGTCGAACAATTTACCAAAATCGCTAAGCATGGCCGGTATTTTACCGACAAAGTACCGTATGGGTTTAACTATGCGGATAACAATGACACCATTACCGATGATACCGTCGACGAGCAACACGGGATGCATGTGGCAGGGATCATCGGCGCAAACGGTACCGGCAGTGACCCGACCAAATCGGTTGTCGGCGTCGCTCCGGAATCACAATTGCTGGCGATGAAGGTGTTCACCAATTCAGACACTTCCGCAACGACGGGATCATCGACGTTGGTTTCGGCAATTGAAGATTCGGCCAAGTTAGGAGCTGATGTGCTGAACATGTCGCTTGGTTCGGTTTCCGGCAACCAAACGCTTGCAGATCCGGAAATTGCCGCGGTCCAAAATGCCAATGAATCCGGCACGGCAGCGGTTATTTCTGCCGGGAACTCCGGCACATCCGGCTCGGCAACCGAAGGCGTCAACAAAGATTATTATGGCTTGCAGGATAACGAAACAGTGGGCAGTCCCGGGACGGCGCGTGGCGCAACCACTGTGGCGTCGGCTGAGAATACCGACGTGATCGGTCAAAGCGCGACAATTACCGACGGCAGTGGGCTGAAACTCGGGCCGGAGACGATTCAACTTTCAAGCAACGATTTTATCGATAGTTTTGACAAGAAGAAGTTCTACGTGGTGAAAGATGCCACTGGTAAACTCAGCATCGGCGGCGCCAGCGATTACACGGCCGACGCCAAAGGAAAGATTGCCATTGTCAAGCGCGGCGACATTGCATTCACCGACAAGCAAAAGTATGCCGAAGAAGCAGGCGCGTCCGGTTTGATCATTGTCAATAATGACGGGACAGCTACTGCGCTAACCTCGATCAAACTCGATGCGACCTTCCCGACATTTGGTTTGTCCAGTGTCACCGGCCAGAAGCTGGTTGATTGGGTAACGGCGCACCCGAATGATGAATTGGGTGTCAAAATCGGGTTGGCCTTGTTACCTAACCAGAAATACAACGCCGACCGGATGTCAGATTTTACGTCTTATGGTCCGGTTTCCAATCTGGCCTTTAAGCCGGATATCACGGCGCCAGGCGGTAATATCTGGTCCACACAAAATAACAATGGTTACACTAACTTGTCTGGCACCTCGATGGCGTCGCCGTTCATCGCCGGCTCACAAGCCTTGTTGAAGCAAGCACTCAATAACAAGGACAATCCGTTCTACGCTGACTACAAGAAGCTAAAAGGTACGGATTTGACCGATTTCCTTAAAACCATTGAAATGAACACCGCCCAGCCAGTCAATGACATCAATTACAACAACGTTATTGTCTCGCCGCGGCGGCAAGGGGCAGGGTTTGTCGATGTTAAGGCTGCCATCGATGCGCTGGAAAAGAACCCGTCGACGGTTGTTTCCGAAAATGGCTATCCGGCAGTTGAATTAAAAGATTTTACCAGCACCGACAAGACGTTCAAGCTGACCTTCACTAACCGCACCAAGCATGAGCTGACTTATCAAATGGACAGTAACGAAGATACCAATGCTGTCTATACTTCCGCGACCGATCTAAATTCCGGTGTGCTTTATGATAAAAAGATCAATGGTGCGGCGATTAAGCCAGATGGCGAAATCGTGGTACCGGCAGGCCAGTCAGTTCAGGTGGGCTTCACGTTATCGTTGCCTAAATCTTTTGACCAACAGCAATTTGTCGAAGGTTTCCTGAATTTCAAAGGCAGTGACGGTTCACGATTGAATCTGCCATATATGGGCTTCTTTGGTGATTGGAATGACGGCAAGATTGTCGATAGCATTAACGGCCAGACTTATGCGCCTGCCAGTGGTAACTACGGGACCGTGCCTGTCATTACCAGTCGCAAAACAAAGAATCAGTTTATTGGCGGTTTGGTGAACGATGCCAGTGGTAACCCGACGATTGATGAGAAGGCCATCGCTATCTCCAGTAGCAAGGATGCTATTTATAACGGAATTAGCATGCAGTATTATCTACTGCGCAACATCAGCAATGTTCAGGTTGACGTGTTAGATGGGCAAGGCAATAAGCTGACAATGCTTAGCAGCTCGACCAATCAGACGAAGACTTATTATGATGCGAATGCTGGTATGTACATTTATTATCAGGCGCCGACTTGGGATGGCACTTACTACGATCAGCGTGATGGCAACATTAAGACTGCTCAAGATGGAAGCTACACGTATCGACTTTCAGGTGTTCCTGAAGGCGGCAACAAGCGGCAGACTTACGATGTGCCGTTCAAGCTTGACTCCAAAGCGCCGGATGTTCGCAACCTGTCGTTAACCTCCAAAAATGAAAACGGGAAAACGGCGTACTATCTTAAAGTCGAAGCCAAGGATGAGCTCAGTGGATTGGATGCAGCAAAGGATATCAAAACATCCATTAATGACGTCACCAATCTGGACGGGACGTTCACAACGACCGGCACAACTGCTGACGGTTACACACAACTCGAAGTGCCTTTGACGGATAAACAGGCGCAGGCTTTAGGCGAAGGTGATAATCAGGTTGAAGTTTACCTCACTGATAACGCATCGAACCCGACGTATCAATCGGCCGCGGTTCAGAAACCGGGATCAACGACCTTCAGTCTGATTGTCAATGGCGGTGGGTTACCGGATAAGATTTCAAGCACAACCGAGAACTATGAAGCGGGCAAGCAAGGCGGTAAGTATACCTTTAGTGGCACGTATCCTGCGCCGGTTTATGGCACCTACACCGATGCACAAGGCAAAAAGCATGACCTGACGACCTCGTATGATGCTGCAACTAATAGCTTCACCGCCTCTATGGCATTGACGGCGGATGATTATGTCACCAAGGTTGATCTGTATGCCGACAAGGCGCACACACAGTTGCTAAAGCATTTTGACACCGATGTTCGCCTGACCGCTCCGACTTTCCGCGACTTGAAGATCAACAATAACCAAGACCAGACCTCTGAAAGCACGGTTAAAGTCACCGGAACCGCCAGTGCGGATGCGAAGCAAGTCACGATCACGAACGGCAGCACCAAAACACCGGTAACGTTGGATAACAAGCATCAGTTCAGTGTCGACGTGCCGGTCAACTATGGTGACAACACGCTGAAAGTGACAGCTGAAGATGAAGATGGCAACACCACGGTTAAAGAGCAAAAGGTAAATTCGACCTATGACCCTGACGTGCTAAAGGACGCAGTGACCTTCGATGAAGGTGTTCACTTCGGGGCGAACGATCTGTCGAACATTAAGCAGGTCAAATACTATGATGCGAAGACCGGGATCGCGACCATCACCGGTAAAGTCAAGCATCCAACCACGACACTGCAGGTTGATGAGAAGCAAGTACCGATTATGAATGATCTGACCTTCAGTTTCACGCTGAACTTAGGCACCGCGGGACAAAAACCGTTTGGCGTTGTTGTCGGCGATACGACCCAAAACAAGACTTTCCAAGAGGCTTTAACGTTCACTTTGGACGCGATCGCACCAACGTTGTCCTTGGATCAGCCAACCGACAAACCGGTTTACACGAATGATCCTAATTTCGGGATTACCGGAACAGCGACTGACAATGTGAATTACCTGGAACTTGCGATCAACGGCAGCAATGTTGCCAGTCAGTACGCCGATGTCGATATGAACAGCGGTAAACCGGGACATATGGCAATTGATCAGACTGTGAAACTGCTCGAAGGTAAAAATGTTTTAACCGTTGCGGTTACTGACAGTGGCAAGAATGTCACCACCAAGAAGCTGACGGTGTATTACGAACCAAAGAAAACCTTAGCTGAACCAACTGTCACGCCAAGTACGACCGATCCGGCTAAGCAGGTGACGTTGACCGCCAAAGCCGCAGCAACTGGTGAAACCGTTCAATACAGTGCGGATGACGGCAAGACGTATCAGGATCTTCCGGCAAATGGTCTAAATGCGACGGCTAATGGCACCTTTAAGTTTAAGGCCGTTGACTTGTATGGCAATGAATCGCCGGCGGTAGACTATGTTGTTAAAAATATCAAGACGGATGATCCGGCTCAGTTACAGCAGGCGAAAACGGCCTTGCAGGATTTGATCGCCAAGGCAAAGACAACAGCCGCAACCGGCAAGTATCTCGACGCTTCGCTTACAGCGCTGAATTCCGCAGTTACGACGGCACAAGCGGCACTGGATCAAAGTGATGCAACGGTCGATTCATTGACCGCTGCTAATAATCAGTTAACGACGGCACTCAACCATCTGGTGCTTAAACTGCCAGCCGATCAGCAAGACGCACTGCTTAATAAACTGCAGTCGGCTAAAGATGTTCTAGGAACAACGTTTAGTGGTCAGACAAATTCAGCAACCGGAATGACATTCAATGCCGAGTTAGACGCGTTGACTGCAGAAACCAAGGCCGGCACGAGCACCGCCGACCAACTTGATGCCAACTTCAATAAGATGTTGGATGCGGCCCTGACGCAATTGGCGAAAACAGTTAAAGACGGCACCCCGGCATCGGTTGGCGATACTAAGGACACTACCACTGGTCTGACTTGGTACGCAGAGATTGATTCCGCGTTGAAAGCTGGGACGACAGCAACCACTGACACACAGAAGATTGCTCAGTTACAAGGCTTGTTTGGCTTAAAGACCAAAATTGCTGCGGCGGTTGAGGCTGCTAAACAAGCTGGTGACAACGGTAGCAATTCGAATAACGGTGGCACAACTAACGGAGGCAGCGGCAGTAGCTCCAATAATGGTGGTTCAAGTGGCGGTGATACCCACGGCGATTCGAACAACGGTGGCGCAACTAACGATGGCACCGGTAACGATTCGAATAATGGTGGTGGCGAAACGCCGAATCCAGGAACCGGAAAGGGCCAAACGCCAGGTGATGGCGGTGGCACGCCATCTGACACAAAACAACAACCATCGACACCAATCGGCGACGGGACGCAACCACTAGGAACGGCTGGGAAAGATGACACGACACCGCAACCACCGACATCAACTGGTCAAGGTGGTGGCACTTCCTCACACGGTACAAATCAGCAAGCATCCAAGAAAGACACCTTGCCGAAAACGGCTGAAGTCACTCAGACAGCCGGGTTGGCATTCCTCGGCGCTTTCATCACAAGCATCGTCGGGTTTCTTGGGGTTAATCGTCGGCGTAAAGAACATTAA
- a CDS encoding peptidylprolyl isomerase PrsA, with translation MKNKLRVQGLLATMAASLVLLTGCQTKQADDPTVATYSGGQVTQASLYKELKQSPTTKTVLANLLIYRALDHAYGKSVSAKAVNTTYDSYKNQYGENFTSFLTQNGFSKATFRQSIRTNLLSEVALKKLKKVTNSQLKEAWKTYQPKVTVQHILTSDEATAKQVISDLAAGKDFTTLAKTYSIDTATKDNGGKASFEASSKSFDSTFKDAAYKLKNGDYTQSPVKVTNGYEVIKMVNHPAKGSFESNKKALTASVYAKWSRNSSVMQRVISQVLKDQHVTIKDKDLSDALDSYKQNVAKD, from the coding sequence ATGAAAAATAAACTGCGCGTTCAAGGCTTGTTAGCCACGATGGCCGCATCACTCGTGCTACTAACCGGATGCCAAACCAAACAGGCGGATGATCCGACTGTTGCAACTTATTCAGGTGGCCAGGTTACCCAAGCGAGTTTATACAAAGAACTCAAACAATCACCCACAACCAAAACAGTTTTGGCTAATTTATTGATTTACCGCGCACTAGACCATGCATATGGCAAATCCGTCAGTGCCAAAGCCGTCAACACCACTTACGACAGCTATAAAAACCAATACGGTGAAAACTTCACCAGCTTCTTAACGCAAAACGGCTTCAGCAAAGCCACCTTTCGGCAAAGCATTCGTACCAACCTGTTAAGCGAAGTCGCACTTAAAAAGCTTAAGAAAGTCACCAACAGCCAACTTAAAGAAGCGTGGAAAACCTATCAACCCAAAGTCACCGTTCAACATATTTTGACCAGCGATGAAGCGACGGCCAAGCAAGTCATCAGCGATTTAGCAGCTGGTAAAGATTTCACAACATTAGCCAAAACATATTCAATTGATACCGCAACCAAAGACAACGGCGGGAAAGCCAGCTTTGAAGCCAGCAGCAAAAGTTTTGATTCGACCTTTAAAGATGCAGCATACAAGTTAAAAAATGGCGATTATACCCAGTCACCGGTCAAAGTAACCAACGGCTATGAGGTTATCAAGATGGTCAACCATCCGGCTAAAGGCTCTTTTGAAAGTAATAAAAAAGCGCTGACAGCTAGTGTTTACGCAAAATGGTCGCGCAATTCCAGCGTCATGCAACGGGTGATTAGTCAGGTGTTGAAAGACCAGCACGTGACGATCAAAGATAAAGATCTGTCAGACGCGCTGGATAGTTACAAGCAAAATGTCGCGAAGGATTAG
- the rplL gene encoding 50S ribosomal protein L7/L12 has translation MALDVDGIIAQLKDASILELNDLVKSIEDEFGVKAAAPVAAGAAAGGDAAATKDTYDVELTEAGQEKVKVIKAVREITGQGLKDAKGLVDAAPKVIKEGLSEDDANKIKEQLEEVGATITLK, from the coding sequence ATGGCTTTAGATGTAGATGGCATCATTGCACAACTTAAAGATGCTTCCATTTTGGAACTCAATGACTTAGTTAAGTCAATCGAAGATGAATTCGGTGTTAAGGCAGCTGCTCCTGTTGCTGCCGGTGCCGCTGCTGGTGGCGACGCTGCAGCTACCAAGGATACCTATGACGTTGAATTGACCGAAGCCGGCCAAGAAAAGGTTAAGGTTATCAAGGCTGTTCGTGAAATCACAGGCCAAGGTCTGAAGGATGCCAAGGGTCTGGTTGACGCCGCTCCTAAGGTTATCAAGGAAGGCTTGTCCGAAGACGACGCTAACAAGATCAAGGAACAGCTTGAAGAAGTTGGCGCAACGATAACTTTGAAATAA